One Methylosarcina fibrata AML-C10 DNA segment encodes these proteins:
- a CDS encoding diacylglycerol kinase, with the protein MANQNATGVKRLFNACLFSAAGFKATWTHEEAFRQEVLLFVVTTPLAIWLGETVIEKLLLIGSVVLVLLVELLNSAIEAVVDRVGLERHELSGRAKDIGSAAVMLSLVWAGVSWLLILL; encoded by the coding sequence ATGGCTAACCAAAATGCAACCGGTGTGAAACGATTGTTTAACGCCTGCCTGTTTTCGGCGGCGGGATTTAAAGCAACCTGGACTCATGAAGAAGCATTCCGGCAGGAAGTCCTCCTGTTTGTCGTCACCACCCCGCTGGCCATCTGGCTGGGCGAGACCGTGATTGAAAAACTACTGTTGATCGGAAGCGTGGTTTTGGTATTGTTGGTGGAATTATTGAATTCCGCCATCGAAGCCGTCGTCGACCGAGTCGGGCTGGAACGTCATGAATTATCCGGCCGGGCGAAAGATATCGGTTCCGCGGCCGTGATGCTGTCGCTCGTTTGGGCCGGCGTATCGTGGTTGTTAATTTTATTGTAA
- a CDS encoding carbohydrate kinase family protein, protein MSALICGSMAYDTIMVFHDRFKNHILPDKVHILNVSFLVPVMRREFGGCAGNIAYNLKLLGEDPLIMATVGHDFEPYMQWLCQNGLSREFIRILDNNYTGQAYITTDEDDNQITAFHPGAMNSSHLNSVPVGREDIGIGIVSPDGKEGMLLHAKQFSELDIPFIFDPGQGIPMFTGEELIQFLDQATWVTINDYESELLQQKTGLTLKQIAERVEALIVTLGAQGSKVYTHGQCIDIPTAKPKALLDPTGCGDAYRAGVLYGLMNELDWDITGRIASLMGAIKIEHSGTQNHAFDLETFKERYRANFGSSF, encoded by the coding sequence ATGAGTGCTTTGATTTGTGGCTCCATGGCGTACGATACCATCATGGTATTTCACGACCGTTTTAAAAATCATATCCTGCCGGACAAGGTGCATATTTTGAACGTATCCTTTCTGGTGCCGGTGATGCGGCGCGAATTCGGCGGCTGCGCCGGGAACATCGCGTACAATCTGAAATTGCTGGGCGAAGACCCTTTGATCATGGCGACGGTCGGCCACGATTTCGAGCCCTACATGCAGTGGCTTTGCCAGAACGGCCTGTCCCGGGAATTCATCCGCATCCTGGACAACAATTATACCGGACAAGCGTACATCACCACCGACGAAGACGATAACCAGATTACGGCCTTCCATCCGGGCGCGATGAATTCGTCGCACCTGAATTCGGTTCCGGTCGGACGGGAGGACATAGGCATCGGGATTGTCTCCCCGGACGGCAAGGAAGGCATGCTGCTGCATGCGAAACAATTCAGCGAGCTGGACATTCCTTTTATTTTTGATCCGGGCCAGGGGATTCCCATGTTCACCGGGGAAGAACTGATCCAGTTCCTGGATCAGGCGACCTGGGTGACGATCAACGATTACGAATCCGAGCTGCTTCAGCAAAAAACCGGCCTGACCTTGAAACAGATCGCCGAGCGCGTCGAAGCCTTGATCGTAACGCTCGGCGCGCAAGGCTCCAAAGTGTATACGCACGGGCAATGCATCGACATTCCTACGGCCAAGCCGAAGGCTCTGCTCGACCCGACCGGCTGTGGCGACGCTTACCGGGCCGGAGTATTGTACGGCCTGATGAACGAACTGGACTGGGACATTACCGGCCGCATCGCATCGCTGATGGGCGCCATTAAAATAGAGCACAGCGGTACGCAAAATCACGCGTTCGATCTGGAGACCTTCAAGGAGCGATACCGCGCCAACTTCGGCTCCTCGTTTTGA
- the mazG gene encoding nucleoside triphosphate pyrophosphohydrolase: protein MLKNTEHLLEIMARLRHPEQGCAWDLKQDFTTLIPYVIEEAYEVVDAIERNDLDDLRSELGDLLLQVVFHSQLADEKGLFDFEQVAASICDKLIRRHPHVFSDTVFASDEERHQAWERAKAEERKEKHRSAAPASVLSGVAASLPALLECEKIQDRAAHHGFDWPDTLPVFDKVMEELEEVREAWKSGDRAHVQEEVGDLLLVVVNLARHLQVNAELALKESTKKFSRRFQYIERQVEASGRTLADCELDELDRYWNEAKRALKKT, encoded by the coding sequence ATGTTAAAAAACACCGAACACTTGCTCGAAATCATGGCCCGCCTGCGCCATCCCGAACAAGGATGCGCATGGGACTTAAAACAGGATTTCACCACGCTGATCCCGTACGTCATCGAAGAAGCCTACGAAGTGGTCGATGCGATCGAACGCAACGATCTGGACGACTTGCGTTCCGAATTGGGCGATCTTCTGCTGCAGGTGGTCTTCCATTCGCAATTGGCGGACGAAAAAGGCCTCTTTGATTTCGAACAGGTTGCCGCAAGCATTTGCGACAAGCTGATCCGCAGGCATCCTCACGTCTTTTCCGACACGGTCTTCGCAAGCGACGAAGAACGCCATCAAGCCTGGGAACGGGCCAAAGCGGAAGAGCGCAAAGAAAAACATCGATCCGCCGCGCCCGCCAGCGTGCTTTCCGGCGTCGCCGCCAGCCTTCCGGCCCTGCTGGAATGCGAAAAGATACAGGACCGGGCGGCGCATCACGGTTTCGATTGGCCGGACACCTTGCCGGTTTTCGACAAGGTCATGGAGGAGCTGGAAGAAGTCAGGGAAGCCTGGAAATCCGGCGACCGGGCGCATGTCCAGGAAGAAGTCGGGGATTTATTGCTGGTGGTCGTCAATCTCGCCCGCCATTTGCAAGTCAATGCCGAACTGGCTCTGAAGGAAAGCACGAAAAAGTTCTCCCGCCGTTTTCAATACATTGAACGGCAGGTCGAAGCTTCGGGGCGTACCCTGGCCGACTGCGAACTGGACGAACTGGACCGCTACTGGAACGAAGCGAAGCGGGCGCTAAAGAAAACGTAA
- a CDS encoding response regulator transcription factor: MNQEIDKPRLLLVDDDETYCKVLKTALEKRNYEVLVANDVKSGIALAEQYLPEYAVIDLRIGHESGLELVKKLISLDANTACVMLTGFASIATAVEAIKLGAVHYLTKPANADEILNALHKNEGDSTVSISENPLSVKRLEWEHLQKILMQYDGNISAAARALNMHRRTLQRKLDKRPVRE; encoded by the coding sequence ATGAATCAGGAGATTGATAAACCCAGACTGCTGCTGGTCGACGACGACGAAACCTATTGCAAGGTGTTGAAAACGGCTTTGGAAAAGAGAAATTACGAGGTCCTGGTGGCCAATGACGTCAAAAGCGGCATTGCCCTGGCCGAACAGTATCTGCCCGAATACGCGGTGATCGACTTGCGCATCGGCCATGAATCCGGACTGGAGCTGGTAAAAAAACTGATTTCCCTCGATGCCAATACCGCCTGCGTCATGCTCACCGGCTTCGCCAGCATCGCCACGGCGGTCGAAGCCATCAAGCTCGGCGCCGTCCATTATTTGACCAAGCCGGCCAATGCGGATGAAATTCTGAATGCCCTGCACAAAAACGAAGGCGACTCGACCGTTTCAATTAGCGAGAATCCGCTTTCGGTAAAGCGTCTGGAATGGGAGCATCTGCAGAAAATATTGATGCAGTACGATGGTAACATCTCTGCCGCCGCCAGAGCCTTGAACATGCACCGACGCACCTTGCAGCGCAAGCTCGACAAGCGCCCGGTCAGAGAATGA
- a CDS encoding ATP-binding protein, whose amino-acid sequence MLRNVSPSSEISARQNLKWLFILRNLLILSEAILIIVSIYGLNIRLPEQQLWLVVVAIISVNIYTSMRLQTEDPVSELEIFSQLTMDVLGIAAFMYLTGGASNPIIWVFLLPLIVTAIMLPQFYVWYMVVLTTSMYTLLIAYNIPLPSIEPHLPDPELLHPDMAHYKLLLDSHAMRDSDYFNLHMFGMWCGFVFSAGLVAFFVVELAKTLRVQERNLAVARENALRDERVVALGTLAASAAHDMGTPLGTIAIVAHELEQEFPIHRFPDLHDKLHIIQQQLHRCKQALSVMSASAGEMRAESGRIMRVSEYLDEVLNQWRTHKPAVKLNLFINPDVAEEAEIIAERTLTHALINILNNAADASPPNGQGIEFHAVWDLNELSLKIRDFGPGFPPELVEYAGKQPVISKKYGLGVGLFLTYSTINRMGGNITIYNSDSGGACVEINLPLLTAEDDEDESGD is encoded by the coding sequence ATGCTTAGAAACGTTTCGCCCAGCTCGGAAATTTCCGCAAGGCAGAACCTGAAATGGCTCTTTATTCTCCGAAATCTGCTCATATTGAGCGAAGCCATCCTGATCATCGTCTCGATCTACGGCCTCAATATCCGCTTGCCCGAACAACAGCTCTGGCTGGTGGTCGTGGCGATCATCTCGGTGAACATTTATACCTCCATGCGCCTGCAGACCGAAGACCCGGTTTCCGAGCTGGAAATATTTTCGCAACTCACCATGGACGTTCTGGGCATCGCGGCTTTCATGTATCTGACCGGGGGGGCTTCCAACCCGATCATCTGGGTGTTTTTGTTGCCGCTGATCGTCACCGCGATCATGCTGCCCCAGTTTTATGTCTGGTATATGGTGGTGTTGACGACATCGATGTATACCTTGCTGATCGCCTACAATATTCCGCTGCCTTCCATCGAGCCTCATTTGCCCGATCCGGAATTGCTGCACCCGGACATGGCGCATTATAAATTGCTGCTGGACAGCCATGCGATGAGGGACAGCGATTATTTCAACCTGCACATGTTCGGGATGTGGTGCGGATTCGTGTTCAGCGCCGGTCTGGTGGCTTTTTTTGTGGTGGAACTGGCCAAAACCTTGCGGGTGCAGGAGCGCAATCTGGCGGTGGCCCGCGAAAACGCCTTGCGCGACGAGCGGGTAGTCGCCCTGGGCACTCTGGCGGCCAGTGCCGCCCATGACATGGGTACGCCGTTGGGTACGATCGCCATTGTCGCGCACGAGCTGGAGCAGGAATTTCCAATCCACCGTTTTCCCGATTTGCACGACAAACTGCATATCATCCAGCAACAACTGCACCGGTGCAAACAGGCGCTTTCGGTGATGTCGGCTTCGGCTGGCGAAATGCGGGCCGAATCGGGACGCATCATGCGGGTAAGCGAATATCTGGATGAGGTACTCAATCAATGGCGCACGCACAAGCCTGCGGTGAAACTTAATTTGTTCATCAATCCCGATGTAGCGGAAGAGGCGGAAATTATTGCGGAAAGAACCTTGACCCATGCACTCATCAATATTCTCAACAATGCGGCGGACGCCTCGCCCCCCAATGGCCAAGGCATCGAGTTTCATGCGGTGTGGGATTTAAACGAATTGTCCCTTAAAATCCGCGATTTCGGCCCCGGTTTCCCTCCCGAATTGGTCGAATATGCCGGCAAGCAGCCGGTGATCAGCAAGAAATACGGCCTGGGCGTCGGGTTGTTCCTGACTTATTCCACGATCAATCGCATGGGCGGCAATATCACCATTTATAATTCCGACTCCGGAGGCGCCTGCGTCGAAATCAACCTGCCTTTGTTGACTGCCGAGGATGATGAAGATGAATCAGGAGATTGA
- the msrA gene encoding peptide-methionine (S)-S-oxide reductase MsrA — translation MIFSSKKTVLPDPSEALPGSDIPMRVTNRHFVNGHPIVPPFPDEMEQAVFGMGCFWGAERKFWQLPDVYSTAVGYSGGFTCNPTYEQVCTGLTGHSEVVLVVYNPELTPYRELLRLFWESHNPTQGMRQGNDVGTQYRSVIYTRTPQQFDEAVVSRQQYQLKLSQSGFGTVTTEIMPLREFFYAEDYHQQYLAKNPGGYCGLGGLGVCYE, via the coding sequence ATGATTTTTTCATCGAAAAAAACGGTTCTTCCCGATCCTTCCGAAGCGCTGCCCGGCAGCGACATCCCCATGCGGGTCACCAACCGGCATTTTGTCAACGGACATCCGATCGTTCCTCCTTTTCCTGACGAAATGGAACAGGCGGTGTTCGGCATGGGCTGCTTTTGGGGAGCGGAACGGAAATTCTGGCAGCTTCCCGACGTCTACAGCACCGCCGTGGGCTACAGCGGCGGCTTTACCTGCAATCCCACGTACGAGCAGGTCTGTACCGGCCTGACCGGACACAGTGAAGTGGTTCTCGTCGTTTATAATCCGGAACTCACACCCTACAGGGAATTGCTCCGGTTGTTCTGGGAATCACACAATCCGACGCAGGGCATGAGGCAGGGCAACGATGTCGGCACTCAGTACCGCTCGGTTATTTATACCCGGACTCCTCAGCAATTCGACGAGGCTGTCGTGTCCAGGCAACAATATCAACTGAAACTGAGCCAGTCGGGTTTTGGAACGGTAACGACGGAAATCATGCCATTGAGAGAGTTTTTCTATGCCGAAGATTACCATCAGCAGTATCTCGCCAAAAATCCGGGAGGGTACTGCGGCCTGGGCGGGCTGGGAGTTTGCTATGAATGA
- the hslO gene encoding Hsp33 family molecular chaperone HslO, with product MKEHDCLRRFLFEEYGIRGEWVKLVDSWQQAKRHQTAAPVVEQQLGQALAAVVLLSATIKFNGSIILQAQGNGHFRTLVAQSTHGRKIRGWVRSIEPVRSGSLEDMFGQGRLVITIEPDNSEPYQGIVPLRGNNLAAALRTYFEQSEQLSTRLWLVADESGAAGLLLQELPAQPSGKPDRERLELLADTLTEKELLELDCEPLLHRLFHQEKVRLFDAEPVEFGCSCSREKLEATLRTFSRAELEEILREKGTVEAGCHFCNAVYRFDRTDIDIIVPPEDPLSASATRH from the coding sequence ATGAAAGAACACGATTGTTTACGCCGATTTCTCTTTGAAGAATACGGGATTCGGGGCGAATGGGTCAAATTGGTCGACAGTTGGCAGCAAGCCAAACGCCATCAAACCGCCGCACCGGTTGTGGAACAGCAATTAGGGCAGGCGCTCGCGGCTGTAGTCCTGCTGTCGGCCACGATCAAGTTCAACGGCTCGATCATCCTGCAGGCGCAGGGAAATGGCCATTTCCGGACGCTGGTGGCGCAGTCCACTCATGGCCGGAAAATCAGAGGATGGGTGAGAAGCATCGAACCGGTCCGGAGCGGCTCCCTGGAAGACATGTTCGGCCAGGGGCGTCTGGTCATTACCATCGAGCCGGACAACAGCGAACCTTATCAAGGTATTGTGCCGCTTCGCGGCAACAACCTGGCCGCGGCCCTTCGCACCTATTTCGAACAATCCGAACAGCTCAGCACCCGGTTATGGCTGGTGGCCGATGAGTCCGGCGCGGCCGGACTGTTGTTGCAGGAGCTGCCGGCTCAGCCGAGCGGCAAGCCCGACCGGGAGCGCCTGGAGTTATTGGCCGACACGCTGACCGAAAAGGAACTGCTCGAGCTGGACTGCGAGCCTTTATTGCACCGCCTGTTCCATCAAGAAAAAGTCCGCCTGTTCGATGCCGAACCGGTCGAATTCGGCTGCTCCTGTTCAAGAGAAAAACTGGAGGCTACGTTGCGGACGTTCAGCCGCGCCGAACTCGAAGAAATTCTTCGGGAAAAAGGAACAGTCGAAGCCGGCTGCCATTTTTGCAACGCGGTTTATCGTTTCGACCGAACCGATATCGACATCATCGTGCCACCGGAAGATCCGCTCTCCGCATCGGCAACGCGGCATTAA
- a CDS encoding cupin domain-containing protein: MKTRSIFKLAGLTITIGLLSFSLCNQALAGEKPSMKRTLLLENKVTVSGNSVNGKVIRVSFPTGFKTPRHTHEGPGPRYVVKGTLQVVEGEKTDIYSEGDVFWESGQSMTVENVGGEPAELIIFELAPGH; encoded by the coding sequence ATGAAAACAAGATCCATCTTCAAACTGGCAGGTTTAACGATCACGATCGGCTTGCTGTCCTTTAGCCTCTGCAATCAGGCTCTCGCAGGAGAGAAACCGTCCATGAAGCGAACCCTGCTGCTGGAAAACAAAGTGACAGTGTCCGGCAATTCGGTGAACGGAAAAGTAATACGCGTTTCCTTTCCGACCGGCTTCAAGACTCCCCGCCATACTCACGAAGGGCCGGGGCCTCGCTACGTGGTGAAAGGCACCCTGCAGGTGGTTGAGGGCGAGAAAACGGACATTTATTCCGAAGGCGACGTTTTCTGGGAGTCCGGGCAATCGATGACGGTAGAAAATGTAGGCGGAGAACCGGCCGAATTAATCATTTTTGAACTGGCTCCGGGGCATTAA